One segment of Methanosphaera sp. WGK6 DNA contains the following:
- a CDS encoding ATP-binding cassette domain-containing protein gives MIKVENLTKIYKLNNNNRIKALDNVSFEINDGEIFGIMGVSGSGKSTLMRILRGVEEFDEGTITVDDIVITPENYSEYKNDLKDKTAIHLQRSFGLWSETAIENVIHKLVGIKTGDETTTDINEVKDDYYDEALDILDTVGLKEKADHFAPVLSGGEKQRLVLARQLAKKPEILLLDEPATMSSPKKRLEILKTIKRINEKYNTTVIVVSHQPEIQKFLCSRTMLLFNGKVEEVNDTETIIDKFLSNEESIYPIADMDRSEPIIKVRNLTKDFYLYKGGHVLTINDINFDVNKGEILSIIGPTGSGKTEILRMIAGFEQPDSGSIEILTNDTWTKMDEYGENRMNIRKNMGFMHQEFALTPHTPILEQIGSKLSPKMDNVYEKALKKADELGLSKESLDIIYQLTDLSRNDAILKLQKVNLGPEVLELLFPTIEQDEIINYSKPVFEALDLPLPLLSRQFIELSGGQKVRVAIATVLASNPDILILDEPFGDLDPVTLRIVANSLKKINEELGTTIILVSHTMEFVKEVSTRCILINKGELVAEGDPEIVTNKFIESEDIE, from the coding sequence ATGATAAAAGTAGAAAATTTAACTAAGATTTATAAATTAAATAACAATAATCGAATTAAAGCATTAGATAATGTTTCCTTTGAAATTAATGATGGAGAAATATTTGGAATTATGGGTGTTAGTGGTTCTGGTAAATCAACACTCATGCGTATTTTAAGAGGTGTGGAGGAATTTGATGAGGGTACTATTACTGTAGATGATATTGTAATTACTCCAGAAAATTATTCCGAATATAAAAATGATTTAAAGGATAAAACTGCTATTCATCTTCAAAGATCATTTGGATTATGGTCTGAAACTGCAATAGAAAATGTTATTCATAAACTTGTTGGAATAAAAACAGGTGATGAAACAACAACAGATATTAATGAAGTTAAAGATGATTATTATGATGAAGCATTAGATATTCTGGATACTGTTGGTCTTAAGGAAAAAGCAGATCATTTTGCTCCTGTTCTTAGTGGTGGTGAAAAGCAAAGACTTGTTCTTGCAAGACAACTTGCTAAAAAGCCAGAAATACTTTTACTTGATGAACCTGCTACTATGAGTAGTCCTAAGAAGAGATTGGAAATTCTTAAAACTATTAAAAGAATTAATGAAAAATATAATACAACAGTTATTGTAGTATCACATCAACCTGAAATTCAGAAATTCTTATGTAGTAGAACAATGCTCTTATTTAATGGTAAAGTAGAGGAAGTTAATGATACTGAAACTATTATTGATAAATTTTTATCAAATGAAGAATCAATATATCCAATAGCCGATATGGATAGAAGTGAACCTATTATAAAAGTACGTAATTTAACTAAAGATTTCTACTTATACAAGGGAGGTCATGTTCTTACAATTAATGATATAAATTTTGATGTGAATAAAGGTGAAATATTATCAATAATTGGACCTACAGGGTCTGGAAAAACAGAAATTCTACGTATGATTGCAGGATTTGAACAACCAGATAGTGGTAGTATTGAAATACTAACTAATGATACATGGACTAAAATGGATGAATATGGTGAAAATCGTATGAATATCCGTAAAAATATGGGATTCATGCATCAAGAATTTGCATTAACACCACACACACCAATATTAGAACAAATAGGTTCAAAATTATCACCAAAAATGGATAATGTATATGAAAAAGCATTGAAAAAAGCTGATGAATTAGGATTAAGTAAGGAATCATTAGATATTATATATCAATTAACAGATCTTTCAAGAAATGATGCTATACTTAAATTACAAAAAGTTAATCTAGGACCCGAAGTTTTAGAATTATTATTCCCTACAATAGAACAAGATGAAATAATAAACTACTCTAAACCAGTATTTGAAGCACTTGACTTACCATTACCATTATTATCAAGACAATTTATTGAATTATCTGGTGGTCAAAAAGTAAGAGTAGCTATTGCAACAGTACTTGCATCAAATCCAGATATTTTAATACTTGACGAACCATTTGGAGATTTAGATCCTGTTACTTTACGAATTGTTGCTAATTCTCTTAAAAAAATTAATGAAGAATTAGGCACTACAATAATTCTAGTAAGTCATACTATGGAATTTGTAAAAGAAGTATCTACTAGATGTATACTTATTAATAAAGGAGAACTAGTAGCTGAAGGAGATCCGGAAATAGTAACAAATAAATTTATTGAATCAGAAGATATTGAATAA
- a CDS encoding Ig-like domain repeat protein, whose amino-acid sequence MKNKNIKSVFLLVTLVFLLVGLTALSAADTSSNSTDVSTSSVSSVSDSLSSDTLATSASDNKNTVTTKTIKSEEETVNYYVSDSKGSDDNTGKSEDTAFKTIEKAINSTTSNGVYNIHIAEGVYKGIGNTNLTVSGNNHINFIRTGINKTVFDGEANYTIRYGDFVWGSSDVWRYYDNGTGNWFMNITEGNGKITITNMTFQKGWVKGGSATSLYKIAPIDNYATLNVDNVYFYSNFCGVGSALRNRPGATLTVNNSIFDSNRKSDSTGNAGIIYNNGTAYVYNSLFTDNYARWGSVTNDRDLSVINCTFRNGIAYDGNSGFKSGTGIYMNTGSLDYFVVYDVEGIKTLVENCTFENNQQCDVHIGFGQATIRGNVFNKSTGIYEVSAARSAKVNLTVTHLIENNQFINMQPSTLLATMLTTTTPSFAFYSTALGYNTTIINNTIDVPNVRYGYGLRLTGYANVINNTMNNYIAVEGNNNTITGNTINTNKEYTIIASNSRLNNTVTNNTLITEVLKGDLSVDMNTTKNTVENNLPKADIITITNENYANYFNNDGTIKNGAIISGNKVIFSGKIINKKFIFDDVKLLVTSENTNATLINSTIMTRNNAAIMLNDVTINNTDSTLDYAILLNSTKNKITKSKIIVNTTNTIHALVIDADENTINGTTIDVVGPSLDVDWSGYPVGLGKNIGLLIRSSNNLIASSTITVKTQANGTTYGSVYGIEIQSPDATKTVTGNEITSTRVTVTGDMYAYALNIVRADNTITDSNSRFTATSNNTAYALQLSGPAKNNEFGGYATVTATTNAYGAYVTGQWSGTITNTTFNKYIVQNINSENGYGIVIECASNINISNTWNEGHFYGNNGIIYSLTNTNNSYIYWGTRYMHCENPQFALITDSRNLTMYATSMYSNNGEGVVIVNSSDINITGNKLNIGNVTCGNDAVTSTNSTDVTIEANTPVIGLLTEDTYNTYFDENSVIRDNINVTYLVLGGDLYNHDLIFNKTIEMRNAGNYTIYNGTIIARGNISGITIDGPNINNVNKPAIITDLNNTIQSNICIYRSKITVTGDNVTAVISERKSDTQLNTVYLYQTNIILKGKNATVVYYTGNVTGNTISGQLRIARSNITVQAEDNSIVFNANAVDMCLDYNNVSQSGKNVITILANEYALYYQYSGFSYNNVSLNGDNVSVIYATNKIGSRSGYFQGNNINLTSNNPITAITLDGRNNYVSQNNITINTYNKNTPVVSVVNNSRVTDNYISAYDVCGNAAVEAIPGVTISGNTPEYVQVIVTMNDITGFVNQENTITAKVTDLAGNNNVEGLVTFTNANGKVIGTATIDNGVATIDYVPSHIMDSTITVTYTGNGVYDTKNTTANIVIKRLPTTIKVDPVTAYIGDVITLTATITDSENNAITNGKVIFKVNGKTLRDAEGNTIYATVKDGKYVVENITVLSGWAKTSSVITAVYGGYGDFESSRINTTFTVTKREVKATVDSVTTKAGETVTFTVKLTDNITVTGGKVVFKLNGKTLRDDNGNVLYGTVTDGVAKVTYTLPAKMSAKTYTLTSVFSSGIYNRAEANATLTVTK is encoded by the coding sequence ATGAAAAATAAGAATATTAAATCTGTATTCTTATTAGTAACACTAGTATTCTTACTTGTTGGACTTACAGCACTCTCTGCTGCTGACACATCAAGTAACAGTACTGATGTAAGTACATCTAGTGTAAGTAGTGTATCTGATAGTTTATCTTCAGATACTCTTGCTACTTCTGCTAGTGATAATAAGAACACAGTAACAACTAAAACAATTAAAAGTGAAGAAGAAACAGTAAATTACTATGTATCTGATTCAAAAGGATCTGATGATAATACAGGTAAATCTGAGGATACTGCTTTCAAAACTATTGAAAAAGCAATTAATTCAACCACAAGTAATGGTGTATACAATATACACATTGCTGAAGGAGTATATAAAGGCATAGGAAATACTAACCTAACAGTATCTGGAAATAACCATATTAACTTCATAAGAACAGGCATTAATAAAACAGTCTTTGACGGTGAAGCAAATTATACAATAAGATATGGAGACTTCGTATGGGGATCATCAGATGTCTGGAGATACTATGATAATGGTACAGGTAACTGGTTTATGAACATTACAGAAGGTAATGGAAAAATCACAATTACTAACATGACATTCCAGAAAGGATGGGTAAAAGGTGGAAGTGCAACATCACTCTATAAAATAGCACCTATAGACAACTATGCAACACTAAATGTAGATAATGTATATTTCTATTCCAACTTCTGTGGTGTAGGTTCAGCATTAAGAAACCGTCCAGGAGCAACATTAACAGTAAATAACAGTATATTTGATTCAAACCGTAAATCAGACAGTACAGGAAATGCAGGTATCATATACAACAATGGTACAGCATATGTATATAATTCATTATTCACTGATAACTATGCTCGTTGGGGAAGTGTAACTAATGATCGTGACTTAAGCGTAATTAACTGTACATTCCGTAATGGTATTGCATATGATGGAAATAGTGGATTTAAAAGTGGAACAGGAATCTATATGAACACAGGATCTCTTGACTATTTTGTAGTATATGATGTTGAAGGTATAAAAACACTTGTAGAAAACTGTACATTTGAAAACAACCAACAATGTGATGTACATATAGGGTTTGGACAAGCAACAATCCGTGGAAATGTATTTAACAAATCAACAGGTATTTATGAAGTAAGTGCAGCAAGATCAGCAAAAGTAAACCTTACAGTAACACACCTCATAGAAAACAACCAATTCATAAACATGCAACCATCCACATTACTTGCAACAATGCTCACAACAACCACACCATCATTCGCATTCTACTCAACAGCTCTAGGATACAATACAACAATAATCAACAACACAATCGACGTACCAAATGTAAGATATGGTTATGGACTAAGATTAACAGGATACGCAAATGTAATAAACAACACAATGAACAACTACATAGCAGTAGAAGGAAACAATAACACGATAACAGGAAACACCATAAACACAAACAAAGAATACACAATCATAGCATCCAACAGTAGATTAAATAACACAGTTACAAACAACACATTAATAACAGAGGTACTAAAAGGTGACCTATCAGTAGATATGAACACAACAAAAAACACTGTAGAAAACAATTTACCAAAAGCAGATATAATTACAATAACTAATGAAAACTATGCAAATTACTTTAATAATGATGGTACCATAAAAAATGGTGCAATTATTAGTGGAAATAAAGTAATATTCTCAGGTAAAATAATTAATAAGAAATTTATCTTTGATGATGTTAAATTATTAGTAACTAGTGAAAATACCAATGCAACACTCATTAATTCAACAATAATGACAAGAAATAATGCAGCAATCATGTTAAATGATGTTACAATAAATAACACAGATTCAACACTTGATTATGCAATACTCTTAAATTCAACAAAAAATAAAATAACAAAATCCAAAATAATTGTTAACACAACAAATACAATCCATGCACTAGTAATTGATGCAGATGAAAACACAATTAATGGAACAACAATTGATGTAGTTGGTCCTTCTCTTGATGTGGACTGGTCAGGATATCCAGTTGGACTTGGAAAAAATATTGGACTATTAATAAGATCATCAAATAATCTAATAGCTAGTTCAACAATAACTGTTAAAACACAAGCAAATGGAACAACTTATGGCTCAGTATATGGTATAGAAATTCAATCACCAGATGCAACAAAAACAGTCACTGGAAATGAAATAACAAGTACTCGAGTAACAGTTACCGGAGATATGTATGCTTATGCATTAAACATAGTAAGAGCAGATAACACAATCACAGACTCAAACTCTCGTTTCACAGCAACTAGTAATAACACAGCATACGCACTACAATTATCAGGACCAGCTAAAAATAATGAATTTGGTGGATATGCAACAGTAACAGCAACAACAAATGCATACGGTGCATATGTAACAGGACAATGGTCAGGAACTATAACAAACACAACATTTAATAAATACATAGTTCAAAATATAAATTCTGAAAATGGATATGGAATAGTAATAGAATGTGCATCTAATATAAATATTAGTAATACTTGGAATGAAGGACATTTCTATGGAAATAATGGAATAATATATTCATTAACTAATACAAACAATTCTTATATTTACTGGGGAACTAGGTATATGCATTGTGAAAATCCACAGTTTGCATTAATCACTGATTCCCGTAATTTAACTATGTATGCTACTAGTATGTATTCTAATAATGGTGAAGGTGTAGTTATAGTAAATTCTAGTGATATAAATATAACTGGAAATAAGTTAAATATAGGAAATGTCACTTGTGGAAATGATGCAGTAACAAGTACTAATTCAACAGATGTAACAATTGAAGCAAATACACCTGTTATAGGATTATTAACAGAGGATACGTACAACACATACTTTGATGAAAATTCTGTAATAAGAGACAATATTAATGTAACATACTTAGTACTTGGTGGGGATTTATATAATCATGATTTAATATTCAATAAAACTATTGAAATGAGAAATGCAGGAAACTATACAATATATAATGGAACAATAATCGCTAGAGGAAACATATCTGGAATCACAATTGATGGACCTAATATAAATAATGTAAATAAACCTGCAATAATCACAGATTTAAATAACACCATACAATCAAATATTTGTATATATAGAAGTAAAATTACAGTTACAGGAGATAATGTAACAGCAGTAATATCTGAACGTAAATCTGACACGCAATTAAATACAGTTTATTTATATCAAACTAACATAATACTTAAAGGTAAAAATGCGACAGTGGTTTATTATACTGGAAATGTTACAGGAAATACTATAAGTGGACAACTAAGAATAGCTAGATCAAATATAACTGTACAAGCTGAAGATAATTCAATAGTATTTAATGCAAATGCTGTTGATATGTGTTTGGATTATAATAATGTAAGTCAATCTGGTAAAAATGTAATAACAATATTAGCTAACGAATATGCATTATATTATCAATATAGTGGTTTCAGTTATAATAATGTTTCATTAAATGGAGATAATGTATCAGTAATTTATGCTACAAATAAAATAGGAAGTCGTTCTGGTTATTTCCAAGGAAATAATATAAATTTAACTAGTAATAATCCAATAACTGCTATTACACTTGATGGACGTAATAATTATGTATCTCAGAATAATATTACTATAAATACATATAACAAAAATACACCTGTAGTTTCAGTAGTAAATAATTCACGTGTAACTGATAATTACATATCTGCTTATGATGTATGTGGTAATGCTGCTGTAGAAGCAATACCTGGTGTAACTATCAGTGGTAATACTCCGGAGTATGTTCAAGTTATAGTAACAATGAATGATATTACAGGATTTGTAAACCAAGAAAATACAATCACAGCTAAAGTTACAGATTTGGCTGGTAATAATAATGTTGAAGGATTAGTAACATTCACTAATGCAAATGGTAAAGTTATAGGTACTGCTACAATAGATAATGGTGTAGCAACAATAGATTATGTGCCAAGTCACATTATGGATTCAACAATAACTGTAACATATACTGGAAATGGAGTTTATGATACTAAAAACACCACAGCTAACATTGTAATAAAAAGATTACCAACAACTATCAAAGTTGACCCAGTAACAGCATATATTGGTGATGTAATAACACTAACTGCTACAATAACTGACAGTGAAAACAATGCTATTACAAATGGTAAAGTAATATTTAAAGTAAATGGTAAAACACTAAGAGATGCTGAAGGTAACACTATATATGCAACAGTAAAAGATGGTAAATATGTTGTAGAAAATATAACTGTACTATCAGGCTGGGCAAAAACAAGTTCAGTAATCACTGCAGTATATGGTGGATATGGTGACTTTGAAAGTTCTAGAATTAACACAACATTTACTGTTACAAAACGTGAAGTAAAAGCAACTGTTGACTCAGTAACTACTAAAGCTGGTGAAACTGTAACATTCACAGTTAAACTAACTGATAACATCACAGTAACTGGTGGAAAAGTTGTATTTAAACTCAATGGTAAAACACTCAGAGATGATAATGGAAATGTACTCTATGGTACAGTAACAGATGGTGTAGCTAAAGTAACATACACACTACCTGCTAAAATGAGTGCAAAAACATACACATTAACATCTGTATTCTCAAGTGGAATATATAATAGAGCAGAAGCAAATGCAACATTAACTGTAACAAAATAG
- a CDS encoding right-handed parallel beta-helix repeat-containing protein, protein MKHKNIKHMFLLVTLVFLLVGLTALSAEDTSSNSTDVSTSSVSSVSDSLSSDTLATSVSDNKNTVTTKTIKSEGESVDYYVSDSTGSDENDGSSSTTPFKTIGKAITSTTDSGIYNIHIAEGVYKGVGNTNLTVSGANTINFIGSGINKTVFDGEANYTIQETGFYWGSSSVWKSYVNATGNWFMNITEGNGKITITNMTFQKGWVKGGSSLAAYKLAPIDNYATLSVDNVYFYSNFCGVGAALRNRPDATLTVNNSVFDSNCKSDSTGNAGIIYNKGTAYVYNSLFTDNYARWGSVTNDKIISVINCTFRNGKAYDGSSGYKFGPGVAMNTGTLDYYTVYNVDDVQTLVENCTFENNDQCDIYIGFGQATIRGNIFNKSTGIYEVSAARSAKLNLTINHLIENNQFINIQPSTLLSTMLTTTTPSFAFYTTTVGYNTTIINNTIDVPNTQYGYALRLTGYANVINNTMNNYISINGHNNTITGNIINTTRDYTVVAATSNTNNTITNNTLLSGMLNGNLAVNVSTSNVVENNLPSSDVIVITNENYTTYFNNDGTMKNGVIANGSKILLSGNIINKTFIFDNIKVLVTNETEAQLVNSTIITINDATISLNGIIINNTDSTTEYAVLLNSTGNKIVNSQIIVNTTNTVRAVIIDADGNTITGTTINVTGPSLDVDWSGYPVGLGKNIGLLIRSSNNLINSSRINVTFQGNGTTYGSVYGIEIQSPVATEVVHGNEIRSTRVYVTGDIYAYALNMVRADNTASSLSYFTAESNFMAYAMQLSGPAKNNTIAGYATAIAPTAAYGAYVTGQWSGTITNNSFEKYYIQNVNSSNAYGIVLEGVSNTIIGNATYTIHGTVSEPISLTNANNTEIYSITLNQYTTDVNSQIATVTNSSNVTFRINTMSSSKGTGVNIVNSSTINVTSNYINIGNVTGGNDAVKSENSSNVVIEANTPVIGLLTDDTYNTYFDENSKLREITFDFITIGGDLHNKDLIFNKSVDIRNAANYTIYNGTITFEGNATGTSNLTKININNVDKPALVTDLNNTAQVNIYLKYGNITVTGDNATAIISERKPATQQVYISVQYENITVTGKNATYVYYTGNATTSTVTGVMETIYSNINVTADDTSIVYDINSATIYFRYNNVAQSGKNTVTILSDKGVISYSNGFQYNKIVASGENITVINAVNKIGTTSSYIYYNNINLTSNNPTTAITIDGRYNYVAYNNITVNTYNGETPIISAANNSSYVRFNNLVSYDICGDNAVEHTGVTITGNTPTYLPVILTVNNITGFVNQVNTITATITDLGGKNYVDGTVIFADANGKVIGTATIDNGVATTDYVPSHIMDSTITVTYNGNGVYDTKNTTAKLVIKRLPTTIKVDPVTAHIGDVITLTATITDSENNAITNGKVIFKVNGKTLRDAEGNTIYATVKDGKYVVENITVLSGWAKTSSVITAVYGGYGDFENSRSNTTFTVTKREAKATIDSVTAKAGETVTFTVKLTDDITVTGGKVVFKLNGKTLRDDNGKVLYGTVTDGVAKVTYTLPAKMSAKTYTITSVFSSGIYNRAESNATLTITK, encoded by the coding sequence ATGAAACATAAGAATATAAAACATATGTTCTTATTAGTAACACTAGTATTCTTACTTGTTGGACTCACAGCACTCTCTGCTGAGGACACATCAAGTAATAGTACAGATGTAAGTACATCTAGTGTAAGTAGTGTATCTGATAGTTTATCTTCAGATACTCTTGCTACTTCTGTTAGTGATAATAAGAACACAGTAACAACTAAGACAATTAAAAGTGAAGGTGAATCTGTAGATTATTATGTATCTGATTCAACAGGATCTGATGAAAACGATGGTAGTTCTAGTACTACTCCTTTTAAAACTATTGGAAAAGCAATTACTTCAACAACTGATAGTGGTATATATAATATACACATTGCTGAAGGGGTATATAAAGGAGTTGGAAATACTAACTTAACAGTATCTGGAGCTAACACAATTAACTTCATAGGTTCTGGAATCAATAAAACAGTCTTTGATGGTGAAGCAAATTACACTATTCAAGAAACAGGGTTTTATTGGGGCTCATCCAGTGTATGGAAAAGCTATGTTAATGCAACTGGTAATTGGTTCATGAACATCACAGAAGGTAATGGAAAAATAACCATTACAAACATGACTTTCCAAAAAGGATGGGTGAAAGGTGGAAGTAGCTTAGCTGCTTATAAACTAGCACCAATAGATAACTATGCAACACTAAGTGTAGATAATGTATACTTCTACTCAAACTTCTGTGGTGTAGGTGCAGCATTAAGAAACCGTCCTGATGCAACATTAACAGTAAATAACAGTGTATTTGACTCTAACTGTAAATCAGACAGTACAGGAAATGCAGGTATCATATACAACAAAGGTACAGCATATGTATATAATTCATTATTCACTGATAACTATGCTCGTTGGGGAAGTGTAACTAACGATAAAATCATAAGTGTAATCAACTGTACATTCCGTAATGGTAAAGCATATGATGGAAGCAGTGGATATAAATTTGGTCCTGGTGTAGCAATGAACACAGGAACACTTGACTATTACACTGTATACAATGTTGATGATGTACAAACATTAGTTGAAAATTGTACTTTTGAAAACAACGATCAATGTGATATATACATAGGATTTGGACAAGCAACAATCCGTGGAAATATATTTAATAAATCAACAGGTATTTATGAAGTAAGTGCAGCAAGATCTGCAAAACTAAATCTTACAATAAATCACTTAATAGAAAACAACCAATTCATAAACATACAACCATCCACATTACTTTCAACAATGCTTACAACAACCACACCATCATTCGCATTCTACACTACAACAGTAGGATACAATACAACAATAATTAACAATACAATCGATGTACCTAACACACAATATGGTTATGCATTAAGATTAACAGGATATGCAAATGTAATAAATAATACAATGAATAATTACATATCCATAAATGGACATAATAACACAATAACAGGAAATATAATAAACACAACACGTGATTACACTGTTGTTGCAGCTACAAGTAATACAAATAACACAATAACTAACAATACATTACTATCAGGTATGCTTAATGGTAATTTAGCAGTAAATGTATCAACAAGCAATGTTGTTGAAAATAACTTACCATCATCTGATGTAATAGTAATAACTAATGAAAATTATACAACATACTTTAATAATGATGGAACCATGAAAAATGGTGTAATAGCAAATGGAAGTAAAATATTACTTTCTGGTAATATAATTAATAAAACATTCATCTTTGATAATATCAAAGTATTAGTAACCAATGAAACAGAAGCACAATTAGTTAATTCAACAATAATAACAATCAATGATGCAACAATATCATTAAATGGAATTATAATAAACAACACTGATTCAACAACTGAATATGCAGTACTCTTAAATTCAACAGGAAATAAAATAGTTAACTCTCAAATTATTGTTAACACAACAAATACAGTTCGTGCAGTAATAATAGATGCAGATGGAAACACAATAACTGGAACAACAATTAATGTAACCGGCCCATCACTTGATGTGGACTGGTCAGGATATCCTGTAGGACTTGGAAAAAATATTGGATTATTAATAAGATCATCTAATAACTTAATTAATAGTTCAAGAATCAATGTAACATTCCAAGGAAATGGAACAACTTATGGCTCAGTATATGGTATAGAAATTCAATCACCCGTAGCTACAGAAGTAGTACATGGAAATGAAATAAGAAGTACAAGAGTATATGTTACAGGAGATATCTATGCTTATGCATTAAACATGGTACGAGCAGATAACACAGCTTCAAGCTTATCCTACTTCACAGCTGAAAGTAATTTCATGGCATATGCAATGCAATTATCAGGTCCAGCTAAAAATAATACAATAGCAGGATATGCAACAGCAATAGCACCAACAGCAGCATATGGGGCATATGTAACTGGACAATGGTCAGGAACTATAACAAATAACTCATTTGAAAAATACTATATTCAAAATGTAAACTCTTCAAATGCATATGGTATAGTACTTGAAGGAGTATCTAATACTATTATTGGAAATGCAACATACACTATACATGGAACAGTAAGCGAACCAATTTCATTAACTAATGCAAACAATACAGAAATTTATTCAATAACTTTAAATCAATACACAACAGATGTTAATTCACAAATTGCAACAGTTACAAATTCAAGTAATGTAACTTTCAGAATTAACACTATGTCTTCATCAAAAGGAACTGGTGTAAATATAGTAAATTCCAGTACAATAAATGTAACTAGTAACTACATTAACATAGGAAATGTAACTGGAGGAAATGATGCAGTAAAATCTGAAAACTCAAGTAATGTAGTAATTGAAGCAAACACACCTGTTATAGGATTATTAACAGATGATACATACAACACATACTTCGATGAAAACTCAAAACTACGTGAAATTACATTTGATTTCATAACAATTGGTGGAGATTTACATAATAAAGATTTAATCTTTAACAAATCAGTTGATATAAGAAATGCAGCAAATTACACAATATATAATGGAACAATTACATTTGAAGGAAATGCAACTGGAACAAGTAATTTAACTAAAATCAACATAAATAATGTAGATAAACCAGCATTAGTAACTGATTTAAATAATACTGCACAAGTAAATATATATCTAAAATATGGTAACATAACAGTTACTGGAGATAATGCAACTGCAATAATATCCGAACGTAAACCAGCTACACAACAAGTTTATATATCAGTACAATATGAAAATATAACAGTCACTGGTAAAAATGCTACCTATGTATATTACACAGGAAATGCTACAACAAGTACTGTAACTGGTGTAATGGAAACAATATATTCTAATATTAATGTTACAGCTGATGATACATCCATTGTATATGATATAAACTCAGCAACAATATATTTCAGATACAATAATGTAGCACAATCTGGTAAAAATACAGTAACAATATTATCTGATAAAGGAGTAATTAGTTACTCAAATGGTTTCCAATACAACAAAATAGTTGCAAGTGGAGAAAATATAACCGTAATCAATGCAGTAAATAAAATTGGTACAACAAGCAGTTATATTTATTATAATAATATAAACTTAACAAGTAACAATCCAACAACAGCTATTACAATAGATGGACGTTACAACTACGTAGCATACAATAATATCACTGTAAACACATACAATGGTGAAACTCCAATTATATCAGCAGCAAACAATTCATCATACGTAAGATTTAATAATCTTGTAAGTTATGATATTTGTGGTGATAATGCAGTAGAACATACAGGTGTTACAATCACAGGTAATACACCAACATATTTACCAGTAATCTTAACAGTTAATAATATAACTGGATTTGTAAATCAAGTAAACACAATCACAGCTACAATCACTGATCTTGGTGGTAAAAACTATGTAGATGGAACTGTGATATTTGCTGATGCAAATGGTAAAGTAATAGGTACAGCTACAATAGATAATGGAGTAGCAACAACAGATTATGTGCCAAGTCACATTATGGATTCAACAATAACTGTAACATATAATGGAAATGGAGTTTATGATACTAAAAACACCACAGCAAAACTAGTAATAAAAAGATTACCAACAACTATCAAAGTTGACCCAGTAACCGCTCATATTGGTGATGTAATAACATTAACTGCTACAATAACTGACAGTGAAAACAATGCTATTACAAACGGTAAAGTAATATTTAAAGTAAATGGTAAAACACTAAGAGATGCAGAGGGTAACACTATATATGCAACAGTAAAAGATGGTAAATATGTTGTAGAAAATATAACAGTACTATCCGGCTGGGCAAAAACAAGTTCAGTAATCACCGCAGTATATGGTGGATATGGTGACTTTGAAAATTCCAGAAGTAACACAACATTCACTGTTACAAAACGTGAAGCAAAAGCAACTATTGATTCAGTAACTGCTAAAGCTGGTGAAACTGTAACATTCACAGTTAAACTAACTGATGACATCACAGTAACTGGTGGAAAAGTTGTATTCAAACTCAATGGTAAAACACTCAGAGATGATAATGGAAAAGTACTATATGGTACAGTAACTGATGGTGTGGCAAAAGTAACATACACACTACCTGCTAAAATGAGTGCAAAAACTTATACCATAACATCAGTATTCTCAAGTGGAATATACAACAGAGCAGAATCAAATGCAACATTAACCATAACAAAATAA